In one window of Rhizobium sp. ACO-34A DNA:
- a CDS encoding oxidoreductase, with the protein MIDLKGKRALVTGGSRGIGAAIAQTLAEHGADVALTFQSSADRATAVVKSIEAHGRRGIAIQADSADPTAIRRAVDEAVKELGGLDILVNNAAIARYETIADFKIEDIDALLAVNVRGTILATQAALPHLGAGGRVITIGSAGADRIVGVTGTVYFMTKSALQSFTRGLAQELGPRDITANLVQPGSTDTDMNPANGEFSDFQRSLIPLGRYGAPADIAVAVAFLASPAARQITGTIVNVDGGLLA; encoded by the coding sequence ATGATTGATCTGAAGGGAAAGAGAGCGCTTGTGACCGGCGGCTCTCGCGGTATAGGTGCGGCAATCGCCCAGACGCTCGCCGAACATGGCGCCGACGTCGCTCTGACGTTCCAAAGCTCGGCCGACCGCGCGACGGCGGTCGTCAAGTCGATCGAGGCTCATGGTCGGCGCGGTATCGCGATCCAGGCCGATAGCGCTGATCCGACCGCGATCCGACGAGCCGTCGACGAAGCCGTAAAGGAGCTCGGCGGTCTCGACATTCTGGTGAACAACGCCGCGATCGCGCGCTACGAGACGATCGCCGATTTCAAGATCGAGGACATCGACGCGCTCCTTGCAGTGAATGTCCGCGGCACCATTCTCGCGACGCAGGCTGCCCTTCCGCATCTCGGCGCCGGGGGCAGGGTGATAACGATCGGCTCTGCTGGCGCGGACCGGATCGTCGGCGTGACAGGCACCGTCTATTTCATGACGAAATCCGCACTGCAGTCCTTCACCCGCGGTCTGGCACAGGAACTGGGACCGCGTGACATCACGGCCAATCTGGTTCAACCGGGCTCGACTGACACCGACATGAACCCGGCAAACGGTGAGTTCTCGGACTTCCAGCGCAGCCTCATCCCGTTGGGCCGTTATGGTGCGCCAGCGGACATCGCAGTCGCCGTCGCCTTCCTCGCAAGCCCTGCCGCCCGCCAGATCACCGGGACCATCGTGAACGTCGATGGTGGGCTGCTGGCGTGA
- a CDS encoding DNA-binding response regulator, with protein MQSSSANSKILIVEDDPEIGRMLAQTMQENGMVPTIAEDGKVMQSLLRSNAFDLILLDVMLPGEDGLSICKRIRSEKTIPIILLTALGEEVDRIVGLEVGADDYITKPFSPREVVARIRSVLRRASYGLVTAPGQAILRFEGWKIDPIRRQLHDPSNARVALTTTEFDLLLAFCRNPGRVITREELLSFTHAGLAGPIERSIDVHISRLRQKIEPDPKEPVFLQTVRLGGYTFTATVEEI; from the coding sequence ATGCAATCCAGTTCCGCAAATTCGAAAATATTGATCGTCGAGGATGATCCAGAGATCGGCAGGATGCTGGCCCAGACAATGCAGGAAAACGGCATGGTCCCGACGATCGCCGAAGACGGGAAGGTTATGCAGTCACTGCTGCGCAGCAACGCTTTCGATCTCATCCTGTTGGATGTGATGCTGCCAGGGGAGGACGGGCTGAGCATCTGCAAGCGGATTCGTTCCGAAAAGACGATTCCGATCATCCTGCTGACTGCCTTGGGCGAAGAAGTCGATCGGATCGTCGGACTGGAAGTTGGTGCCGACGACTATATCACCAAGCCATTCAGCCCGCGGGAGGTCGTCGCCCGCATCCGAAGTGTTCTGAGACGGGCATCCTACGGGCTTGTTACGGCTCCCGGCCAGGCCATACTACGCTTCGAGGGGTGGAAGATTGACCCCATTCGCAGGCAACTTCATGATCCCAGCAACGCCCGTGTCGCGCTCACCACGACAGAGTTCGACCTTTTGTTGGCGTTCTGCCGCAATCCTGGACGCGTCATTACCAGAGAGGAACTTCTTTCCTTCACGCACGCCGGTCTTGCTGGGCCGATCGAGCGAAGCATCGACGTTCACATCAGCCGGCTTCGGCAGAAGATCGAGCCCGACCCGAAAGAACCCGTTTTCCTTCAGACCGTTCGGCTTGGAGGATACACCTTCACCGCAACAGTCGAAGAGATCTGA
- a CDS encoding acyl carrier protein, with translation MGHISLRVKTIIASYLDISAEEVVDTASLADDLGADSLEIMEMIMRLEEEFGLDIGDDVIEKISTVGDAIKYLEGMRA, from the coding sequence ATGGGCCATATCTCTTTACGCGTTAAGACGATCATTGCGAGTTATCTCGACATATCTGCTGAAGAGGTCGTGGATACCGCAAGCCTGGCTGACGATCTGGGCGCGGACTCCCTGGAGATAATGGAAATGATCATGAGGCTCGAGGAAGAGTTCGGCCTCGATATCGGCGATGATGTAATCGAAAAGATTTCAACAGTCGGAGATGCGATCAAATACCTTGAGGGCATGCGTGCCTGA
- a CDS encoding DNA-binding response regulator has protein sequence MISSLVLVVEDDEEIASLLERYLARAGYRTTKSSTGLTALAHVQRLQPDLILLDIGLPDMDGFDLLTKVRANSTVPVIFLSAMDDSTDKLLGLKLGADDYVTKPFNPQEVVARVGAVLKRTRGVAGNEVIRHDGIEVQLDSHIAIASTEKGRVELPLTATEFRLLVCFVRSPFKTFERASLLDACMPESDALDRTVDTHIANLRRKLATCGQEGYIIAVRGIGYRFARSTGV, from the coding sequence ATGATTTCATCTCTCGTACTGGTGGTCGAGGACGATGAAGAAATAGCGTCCCTCTTGGAAAGATATCTTGCAAGAGCTGGCTACAGGACGACCAAATCATCAACAGGCCTTACGGCTCTCGCCCATGTACAGAGATTACAGCCGGACCTGATACTGCTCGATATCGGCCTGCCGGATATGGATGGCTTCGATCTTCTAACGAAGGTTCGGGCAAATTCCACTGTGCCGGTGATTTTCTTGTCGGCGATGGATGACAGTACAGACAAATTACTGGGTCTGAAGCTCGGCGCTGATGACTACGTCACGAAGCCGTTCAACCCGCAGGAAGTCGTGGCGCGTGTAGGGGCTGTACTGAAGCGAACCAGAGGCGTTGCCGGTAATGAGGTTATCCGGCACGACGGGATCGAGGTCCAACTGGACTCGCACATCGCGATTGCATCAACGGAGAAAGGTCGGGTTGAACTGCCGCTGACTGCAACAGAGTTTCGCCTTTTGGTCTGTTTTGTTCGATCTCCTTTCAAGACGTTTGAAAGAGCATCGTTATTGGACGCGTGTATGCCCGAAAGCGACGCCCTGGATCGAACCGTTGATACGCATATCGCCAATCTGAGGCGAAAGCTGGCGACTTGTGGCCAGGAGGGCTACATAATAGCAGTGAGAGGTATAGGGTATCGTTTCGCGAGGTCGACAGGTGTCTAG
- a CDS encoding dolichol monophosphate mannose synthase, whose translation MMQDARLAEQPVQLSCEPEHRSPELSVVVPTFNEAPNVESVVGALVASLCGIDWEVIFVDDDSSDGTTNVVRLIARCDGRVRCIRRIGRRGLAGASIEGMLSSSAPVIAIMDGDMQHDVSLLPEMLRRIRAGDDLVIASRFCHAGSAGDGLSPTRLGGSRVATRLARDFLHIDVSDPMSGYFAIRRPPFEALAPRLSTQGFKILMDILASTPQPLRTSEVPLRFRARQHGVSKLDNRVAAEYLSLLLAKLTGDVLSLRFVLFALIGGFGVAVHLATLKMALAFGLAFSPAQVTAAYVAMTGNFFLNNILTYRDRRLRGWRLIPGLASFWVVCSIGVIANVGAAQLVHEQASRWWLAGLAGAGLGAVFNYVATSMFTWRAR comes from the coding sequence ATGATGCAGGATGCACGTTTAGCGGAACAGCCGGTTCAACTGTCATGTGAGCCAGAGCACCGTTCGCCTGAGCTTTCCGTCGTCGTACCGACATTCAACGAAGCACCCAATGTAGAATCGGTCGTTGGAGCGCTCGTCGCGTCATTATGCGGCATCGACTGGGAAGTCATATTCGTAGATGACGACAGTTCGGACGGTACCACAAATGTCGTGCGGCTCATTGCCCGATGTGACGGGCGTGTGCGCTGCATTCGCCGGATTGGGAGGCGTGGTCTTGCCGGGGCCTCAATCGAGGGGATGCTCTCTTCATCGGCGCCGGTCATCGCCATCATGGACGGAGACATGCAGCATGACGTGTCGCTGCTGCCGGAGATGCTGCGTCGTATCCGGGCAGGCGACGATCTCGTGATAGCGAGCCGTTTCTGCCATGCCGGCAGTGCTGGTGACGGCCTCTCTCCCACGCGTCTCGGCGGTAGCAGGGTCGCGACACGGCTTGCCCGAGACTTTCTGCACATCGATGTCAGCGATCCCATGAGCGGTTACTTCGCCATACGCCGCCCGCCCTTCGAAGCTCTCGCGCCGCGTCTTTCTACCCAAGGCTTCAAGATTCTGATGGATATCCTCGCTTCGACACCACAGCCGCTGCGGACGAGCGAAGTGCCGTTACGTTTTCGCGCGCGGCAGCACGGTGTCTCGAAGCTCGACAATCGCGTGGCGGCGGAATATCTGAGTCTCCTGCTGGCTAAGTTGACGGGCGATGTGCTTTCGCTCCGCTTCGTGCTGTTTGCCCTTATCGGCGGATTTGGTGTTGCCGTCCATCTCGCAACGCTCAAGATGGCGCTGGCATTTGGCTTGGCGTTCTCGCCGGCACAGGTGACGGCGGCCTACGTGGCGATGACCGGCAACTTCTTTCTCAACAATATTCTGACGTATCGCGACCGCAGGCTTAGGGGCTGGCGGCTGATCCCCGGCTTGGCTTCGTTCTGGGTCGTCTGCAGCATAGGCGTGATTGCCAATGTGGGTGCTGCGCAACTCGTCCACGAACAGGCTTCCAGGTGGTGGCTGGCGGGGCTGGCGGGTGCGGGTCTGGGCGCTGTCTTCAATTACGTTGCAACGTCGATGTTCACATGGCGCGCGCGTTAG
- a CDS encoding two-component sensor histidine kinase, with amino-acid sequence MRLKWPSPKLTIYGQITVTIVLCLIVVIVASARLERWVQQDYDVANLEALSNRISTMASVLAVASPWEREAIIEVANRANWDLSVTPIALANRFTNSSPKGSYIEWITDWLSPPDSGPEPYGGWKTFLDGRRVVSAKIGETGLLLLERLPETFVRSDALAFGSNYLVALVTLIVTLSVFAIWTITRPLRRIAAVAMRADISSGPTLFPERGSVEIVALARALNGMQNRISGMIQARTTMLRGISHDLRTPLTRLRLRADRVGENDVKEALLADIERIDRLLGESLNYLRDSQQVEEPERVDLASVIKTICDEFHDTGHNMTYRGPDRFILKVRPLALTRAITNLCENGTKFGTQVEVSMSVAGDFVTIDVADNGPGIPEQHRHRVTEPFYKVDTARGGADPGFGLGLSIVAEIVQAHQGRLELLDWQPTGLLARIKLPIQRK; translated from the coding sequence TTGAGACTAAAATGGCCTTCACCCAAGCTCACGATTTACGGCCAGATAACCGTGACTATCGTGCTCTGCCTGATCGTCGTAATCGTCGCCAGCGCCCGGCTGGAGCGTTGGGTGCAGCAGGATTACGACGTCGCAAATCTGGAGGCGCTATCGAACAGAATCTCCACGATGGCGTCAGTACTTGCGGTGGCCTCACCGTGGGAAAGGGAGGCCATCATTGAAGTCGCCAATCGCGCCAATTGGGATCTGTCCGTAACGCCGATCGCTCTGGCCAACCGGTTCACGAACTCGTCGCCCAAAGGATCCTACATTGAATGGATCACCGACTGGTTGTCCCCTCCAGATAGCGGACCTGAGCCATATGGCGGCTGGAAAACGTTTCTCGACGGCCGACGCGTCGTTTCGGCCAAGATCGGCGAGACGGGTCTTCTCCTCCTCGAGCGCCTTCCGGAGACGTTTGTCAGAAGCGACGCGCTTGCATTCGGCTCCAACTACCTCGTAGCGCTGGTCACACTCATCGTCACACTGTCAGTCTTTGCGATATGGACGATTACCCGCCCTCTGCGGCGCATAGCCGCCGTGGCCATGCGCGCTGATATCTCCTCCGGCCCAACGTTGTTTCCGGAAAGGGGAAGCGTCGAGATCGTCGCCCTTGCCCGCGCGTTGAACGGAATGCAAAACCGCATCTCGGGCATGATCCAAGCTCGCACGACAATGCTGCGCGGCATCAGCCATGATCTTCGTACCCCTTTGACTCGTCTTCGACTACGCGCCGACCGTGTTGGAGAGAACGATGTGAAGGAAGCACTTCTTGCTGACATCGAGCGAATAGATCGGCTGCTGGGGGAGAGCCTCAACTATCTACGTGACAGCCAGCAAGTCGAAGAGCCGGAGCGCGTCGACCTGGCCTCCGTCATAAAGACGATCTGCGATGAATTCCACGATACGGGGCACAATATGACTTATAGGGGGCCTGATCGTTTCATCCTGAAGGTCAGGCCGCTCGCCCTGACTCGCGCGATCACCAACCTTTGTGAGAATGGCACCAAATTCGGAACCCAAGTCGAAGTTTCAATGTCCGTCGCAGGCGACTTCGTAACGATCGACGTGGCTGACAATGGGCCAGGCATTCCTGAACAGCATCGCCACCGGGTGACCGAGCCATTCTACAAGGTGGATACCGCCCGTGGCGGGGCTGATCCCGGTTTCGGGCTGGGCCTGTCAATCGTGGCGGAAATCGTGCAGGCCCATCAGGGGCGGCTGGAATTGCTCGACTGGCAACCGACAGGATTGTTGGCGAGAATAAAGCTGCCCATCCAACGCAAGTGA
- a CDS encoding MltA-interacting MipA family protein: MHSFKRAEWRFAFRALCVTVPLLSAVSNVGAADATYSDQIPDPSFDETRFGKEPSKRNWSLIVGAGAGYEPKYEGSGDYEVTPLPVVLFTYGDWLEIDPLGVSVTPFEHNGFSVSAKVGYEMGRDEDDHDRLKGLGDIDFAATVGGKLAYQWQGLEIYAAVDQTIDGSESLIGTFGVEYMTPVTERFFLGAEAKATVANDKHMQAYFGVTPQQSAASGLPEYKAEAGLKRVDVAASAMYMLTENWLVRGEAGVGFLIGDAADSPIIEKKFQPSASIFVGYKF, translated from the coding sequence ATGCATAGTTTCAAAAGAGCCGAATGGCGTTTTGCGTTTCGCGCGCTGTGTGTCACCGTTCCCCTCCTTTCGGCGGTTTCCAATGTTGGCGCTGCGGATGCAACCTATTCGGATCAGATTCCGGACCCTTCGTTCGATGAGACCCGGTTTGGAAAGGAGCCGAGCAAGCGTAACTGGAGCCTGATTGTTGGCGCCGGCGCTGGCTATGAGCCGAAATACGAGGGCAGCGGCGACTATGAGGTCACGCCATTGCCCGTCGTCCTGTTCACCTATGGCGATTGGCTTGAGATCGATCCGTTGGGAGTGAGCGTGACGCCGTTTGAACACAATGGCTTCTCCGTCTCCGCCAAGGTCGGCTACGAAATGGGGCGTGACGAGGACGACCATGATCGCCTCAAGGGCCTGGGGGACATCGATTTCGCGGCGACGGTTGGAGGCAAGCTCGCATACCAGTGGCAGGGCCTCGAAATCTACGCAGCGGTCGACCAGACGATCGATGGAAGCGAGAGCCTCATCGGAACCTTTGGCGTCGAATACATGACTCCGGTCACCGAGCGCTTTTTTCTGGGAGCCGAGGCCAAGGCAACTGTCGCAAATGACAAACACATGCAGGCGTACTTCGGCGTAACGCCCCAGCAGTCGGCGGCATCCGGGCTTCCGGAATACAAGGCTGAAGCCGGCCTCAAGAGGGTGGATGTGGCGGCGTCAGCTATGTACATGCTCACCGAAAACTGGCTCGTCCGCGGCGAAGCTGGCGTGGGCTTCCTCATCGGCGACGCCGCCGATAGCCCGATCATCGAGAAAAAGTTTCAGCCCTCCGCGTCGATCTTCGTCGGATACAAATTCTGA
- a CDS encoding efflux transporter periplasmic adaptor subunit: MKHRLTSKPSKAMRAGMVASFLGALIVPLFSVEAVAQEPRPVTVVAARQSVVVDRIAVVGTLIAREEIRVNPLVQGREIRQILAEVGAFVEKGQALAILDDTDTVMLLERNTVQGRRAEAAIAQERSRVEASLITEREARTLLERSRSLQGKGVVSQQVLDEHENAYARALSQLELARQSLALAEADRALIEREGLEIRLTIERSTVRAPASGLVLTRNARIGAMTSSGEPMFIIAEDGDIEMEARVSETGFVRLREGMPAEIHVAGRPGPLEGRVRLSAAQLDPETRMGTVRIDLTGDEGLVAGAFGRGTIDAVRRRNILLPGSAVESRRGIHNVYVVNDGIVSPRTVTAGLQQGNLREVLDGLTEGELVVLKAGGFLKAEERIEPVVAGYPASSGRELSTLQSSLAEITGATR; the protein is encoded by the coding sequence ATGAAGCATCGCCTTACATCCAAACCGTCGAAGGCTATGCGCGCGGGCATGGTCGCCTCCTTTCTGGGCGCATTGATCGTGCCGCTTTTCTCCGTCGAGGCTGTTGCGCAGGAACCGAGGCCCGTCACGGTCGTCGCTGCCCGGCAGAGCGTCGTTGTCGACCGGATCGCGGTCGTCGGGACCCTAATTGCTCGCGAGGAAATCCGGGTCAATCCATTGGTGCAGGGAAGGGAAATCCGTCAAATCCTGGCGGAGGTCGGCGCGTTCGTGGAAAAGGGGCAGGCGCTCGCCATCCTCGACGATACGGACACTGTCATGCTGCTTGAAAGGAACACCGTGCAGGGGCGCCGCGCGGAAGCCGCGATCGCGCAGGAGCGCAGCAGGGTCGAGGCGTCGCTGATCACCGAGCGCGAGGCGCGCACGCTTCTGGAACGGAGCCGGTCGCTGCAAGGGAAGGGCGTCGTTTCGCAACAGGTTCTGGACGAGCATGAGAATGCCTACGCACGCGCCCTGTCGCAACTGGAACTTGCCCGTCAATCACTGGCGCTGGCCGAAGCCGACCGTGCGCTGATCGAACGCGAAGGCCTCGAAATTCGGCTCACGATCGAACGTAGCACGGTGCGCGCGCCCGCATCCGGCCTCGTGCTCACCCGCAATGCGCGGATCGGCGCGATGACGTCGTCAGGCGAACCGATGTTTATCATCGCGGAGGACGGTGACATCGAAATGGAGGCCCGCGTAAGCGAAACCGGCTTCGTCCGGCTCAGGGAAGGCATGCCCGCAGAAATACACGTCGCTGGCAGACCCGGCCCGCTTGAGGGCCGGGTCAGGCTCAGTGCTGCGCAACTCGATCCGGAGACACGGATGGGAACGGTGCGGATCGACCTTACCGGGGACGAAGGCCTGGTGGCCGGGGCTTTCGGCCGCGGCACGATCGACGCGGTGCGACGCAGGAATATTCTCCTGCCGGGGAGCGCGGTCGAAAGCCGCCGGGGCATACACAACGTTTACGTCGTGAATGACGGTATCGTGAGCCCGCGCACCGTGACGGCCGGCCTCCAGCAGGGAAATCTCCGCGAGGTTCTCGATGGATTGACCGAAGGCGAGCTGGTGGTGCTGAAAGCGGGCGGCTTCCTGAAGGCCGAGGAACGGATCGAGCCTGTCGTCGCCGGTTATCCGGCGTCTTCCGGGCGGGAGCTCTCGACGTTGCAATCTTCGCTCGCCGAAATCACGGGGGCGACTCGATGA
- a CDS encoding ABC transporter permease, protein MNGNISAWAIRKPLPSILLFAIFTIIGLYSFSRLPVTYFPTIDVPQVSVTIEQPGVTPTELETEVTRLVENSIASLTGIKEVTSTLSEGRSTTTVEFELGVISTDRAIADVRDAIAKIRSDLPDDIDEPVIERIEEEAQAVATYAVSSRNMTAEEVSWFIDDVLVRELQGLAGVGRIDRVGGVDREIHLELDADRLHAFSLTASAVNESLMTTQLDLSGGRSEINGREQAVTTNAAVRSVSDLADLRVPLTSGNHIRLGELGNIDDTVAEPRVFAALDGADVAGFSIFRSQGASDVSVAAAVAAAVSDLGTRYRDVDFSLVDESVSYTAGNYHAAMNTLLEGAALAVVVVFLFLRDWRATLVAAVALPLSIIPTFFVIDMLGFSLNIISLLAITLVTGILVDDAIVEIENVVRHRNMGKSARRAALDASGEIGLAVIAISATIIAVFAPVGMMSGIVGLYFREFGLTVAIAVFFSLLVARLITPIMAAHIMTTKPPKEQQKGLPGRTYERFLRFTLRWRGVTVVLAIGFFVLSMMSLMSLPTAFLPEEDTGRLTMSVELPSGSTLEETRRVSDEISRRVGMLDEVEGVFVRGGASPTGQQDVRRAAVSIDLVHKSERARSSFAIQADIEKILSTVPDVRLQFLNGRGGRDMSFAVLSTDGDAAQQAADAILAEMALDGAYVNPSSDTAAMRPELRMDVHADKAAVLGVSTAAIGQTIRVSTIGDVDRRLPIFLDGSRQIPIRLLLNREARDDLPTLELLGVPTVNGQQVPLSSLVDFSFDQTVAAIERLDRERRIEIGADMADGMTSGQGLDRLRQLESVQNLPDGVRVLETGDSDTQGTVFESFAVAMVSGIMLVLVVLILLFGSFLTPWTILAALPLSIGGVAAALVLTGSAISLLVVIGILMLMGIVTKNSIMLVDFAVEREAHGLARFDAIVEACSERARPIVMTTLAMTAGMVPSALGIGDGGELRAPMAIAVIGGLLVSTVLSLIVISALHLIVSNFGDRVKRIFGPFLQSAEIRS, encoded by the coding sequence ATGAACGGCAATATTTCGGCCTGGGCGATCCGCAAACCGCTTCCCTCGATCCTGCTATTCGCCATTTTCACGATCATCGGTCTTTACAGCTTCAGCCGGCTCCCCGTCACCTATTTCCCGACAATCGACGTGCCGCAGGTCAGCGTCACGATCGAGCAGCCGGGCGTGACGCCGACGGAACTGGAGACGGAGGTTACAAGACTTGTCGAGAATTCGATCGCTTCGTTGACCGGCATCAAGGAGGTGACATCGACCCTCAGCGAGGGACGCTCAACCACCACCGTCGAGTTCGAGCTTGGCGTCATATCCACCGACCGCGCCATTGCGGACGTGCGCGATGCAATAGCGAAGATTCGTTCCGATCTGCCCGACGATATCGACGAACCCGTGATCGAACGGATCGAGGAGGAAGCTCAGGCCGTCGCGACCTATGCCGTTTCAAGCCGGAACATGACGGCGGAAGAAGTCTCCTGGTTCATCGACGACGTACTGGTCCGCGAACTCCAGGGGCTTGCCGGGGTCGGCCGCATCGACCGCGTGGGCGGTGTCGACCGGGAAATCCATCTGGAACTGGATGCCGATAGGCTTCATGCGTTTTCGCTGACCGCGAGCGCCGTGAACGAAAGCCTCATGACGACACAACTCGACCTCTCCGGCGGGCGCAGCGAGATCAACGGCCGCGAGCAGGCGGTAACGACCAACGCCGCCGTAAGGAGCGTTTCGGACCTTGCGGACCTGCGCGTCCCGCTCACGAGCGGCAATCACATTAGGCTTGGCGAGCTTGGCAACATCGACGACACGGTCGCGGAGCCGCGGGTTTTCGCCGCTCTCGATGGTGCTGACGTCGCGGGATTTTCCATCTTCCGTTCGCAGGGGGCAAGCGATGTGAGCGTCGCGGCTGCCGTTGCGGCTGCCGTGAGCGATCTCGGCACACGCTATCGCGATGTGGATTTTAGTCTTGTCGACGAAAGCGTCTCGTACACCGCGGGCAACTACCACGCGGCGATGAATACGCTGCTTGAGGGCGCCGCGCTGGCGGTGGTGGTCGTCTTCCTGTTCCTGCGCGACTGGCGCGCGACCCTTGTCGCGGCCGTCGCCCTGCCGCTTTCGATCATCCCGACCTTTTTCGTCATCGATATGCTGGGCTTCTCGCTCAACATCATCAGCTTGCTGGCCATCACGCTCGTCACCGGCATTCTGGTCGATGACGCGATCGTCGAGATCGAGAACGTCGTGCGCCATCGCAATATGGGCAAGTCCGCCCGGCGCGCCGCACTGGATGCGTCCGGTGAAATCGGCCTTGCCGTCATCGCCATCTCGGCGACCATCATCGCCGTATTCGCGCCGGTCGGAATGATGAGCGGTATCGTCGGCCTCTACTTCAGGGAGTTCGGCCTGACCGTCGCCATTGCCGTGTTCTTCTCGCTTCTGGTGGCGCGCCTAATCACGCCGATCATGGCTGCCCATATCATGACGACCAAGCCACCGAAGGAACAGCAGAAAGGCCTGCCCGGACGAACCTACGAGCGTTTCCTGCGGTTCACCTTGCGCTGGCGCGGGGTGACGGTCGTCCTCGCCATCGGCTTCTTCGTTCTTTCGATGATGTCGCTGATGTCGCTTCCGACAGCCTTCCTTCCGGAGGAGGATACGGGTCGGCTGACGATGTCCGTCGAACTGCCCTCCGGCTCGACGCTGGAGGAGACGCGGCGGGTGTCCGACGAGATCTCCCGCCGCGTCGGAATGCTCGACGAAGTCGAAGGCGTGTTCGTCCGTGGTGGGGCGAGTCCGACCGGCCAGCAGGATGTTCGCCGCGCCGCCGTCTCGATCGATCTCGTCCATAAATCGGAACGCGCCCGGTCGTCCTTTGCCATCCAGGCCGACATCGAGAAAATCCTGTCGACCGTCCCGGATGTTCGTCTCCAGTTTCTGAACGGCCGGGGCGGACGCGATATGTCCTTCGCGGTCCTCAGCACCGACGGAGACGCCGCGCAGCAAGCGGCGGATGCGATCCTGGCGGAGATGGCGCTCGACGGCGCCTACGTCAACCCGAGTTCGGATACCGCCGCCATGCGTCCCGAACTGCGCATGGACGTTCACGCCGACAAGGCCGCCGTTCTCGGCGTCTCGACCGCGGCGATCGGCCAGACCATTCGGGTCTCGACGATCGGTGATGTGGACCGCCGCCTGCCTATCTTCCTCGACGGATCGCGGCAGATTCCGATCCGCCTGCTGTTGAACCGCGAAGCCCGGGACGATTTGCCGACGCTCGAACTGCTCGGCGTGCCCACGGTGAACGGCCAGCAGGTACCGCTTTCCAGCCTCGTTGACTTCAGCTTTGACCAGACGGTGGCGGCGATCGAGCGGCTCGATCGTGAACGGCGTATCGAGATCGGCGCCGACATGGCCGACGGAATGACCTCAGGACAGGGACTGGACCGTCTTCGCCAGCTCGAAAGCGTCCAAAATCTGCCGGATGGCGTGCGGGTTCTGGAAACCGGCGATTCCGATACTCAGGGAACCGTGTTCGAGAGCTTTGCCGTCGCTATGGTGTCGGGGATCATGCTTGTTCTCGTCGTTCTGATCCTGCTTTTCGGCAGCTTTCTGACACCCTGGACGATCCTTGCCGCCCTGCCGCTTTCGATAGGCGGCGTCGCGGCGGCGCTGGTGCTGACTGGAAGCGCGATCTCGCTTCTGGTCGTTATTGGCATCCTGATGCTGATGGGCATCGTCACCAAGAACTCGATCATGCTGGTGGATTTCGCGGTAGAACGTGAAGCCCATGGTCTTGCACGTTTCGACGCCATCGTTGAGGCGTGCTCGGAGCGCGCCCGGCCCATCGTCATGACGACGCTTGCCATGACCGCCGGCATGGTGCCTTCCGCCCTGGGCATCGGGGACGGCGGCGAACTGCGCGCTCCCATGGCGATCGCCGTGATCGGCGGCCTTTTGGTTTCGACAGTGCTGTCGCTGATCGTCATCTCGGCTCTTCATCTCATCGTTTCGAACTTCGGCGACCGCGTAAAACGGATATTCGGACCGTTCCTCCAGTCGGCCGAGATCCGGTCCTGA
- a CDS encoding coproporphyrinogen III oxidase, with protein MSGPHPLNQAVIAQALHDLRNGQLRKAKSMGFHDEDLNALKHPAMVSILANTNVSWCSVTINRDVLRRLLWQVDGLIKEIEEVDRLLRLGASVDIISRFYGLSHQEIAVRRGAIGMPKRKGRRPVLTEQQDAALWEAWSKTIKEQGISLHDDTAMLAVAADLAEAMGLPLSVVWSAIRGWIKERLV; from the coding sequence ATGTCCGGTCCCCACCCTCTCAACCAGGCAGTAATCGCACAAGCGCTCCACGATCTACGCAACGGCCAGCTCCGCAAGGCCAAATCCATGGGGTTTCACGACGAAGACCTCAATGCTCTGAAGCATCCGGCAATGGTCAGCATCCTTGCCAACACGAATGTCTCCTGGTGTTCCGTGACAATCAATCGCGATGTCTTGCGTCGGCTGTTGTGGCAGGTGGACGGTCTTATCAAAGAAATAGAGGAAGTCGATCGTTTGCTCCGCCTCGGAGCCAGCGTGGATATTATAAGCCGGTTCTACGGGTTGTCCCATCAGGAAATCGCCGTCCGCCGTGGGGCGATCGGCATGCCCAAGCGGAAGGGGCGACGTCCGGTCCTGACCGAGCAACAGGACGCGGCACTGTGGGAAGCATGGTCGAAAACGATCAAGGAACAGGGCATATCCCTTCACGATGATACTGCGATGCTTGCTGTGGCGGCGGATTTGGCGGAAGCCATGGGCCTGCCCCTCTCGGTCGTCTGGAGCGCCATTCGCGGATGGATCAAGGAAAGGCTTGTCTGA